TTGTAAAAACCCTGGTCCCATTCTTTCTTTGATGAAACGTTATCAAGCTGTGCCGACCTTTGTTTGTTAATTGTTAAATATCATCTGATCAAGGACAGTATGAAATCGAATTCAAGGGCTTACGGATTCTGACACCTCTCATTTATACATATGTTTTTAAGGTGTTTATTTGCGAGAATACATCTCATATGACACTACATGACTGTTGATTGATGATAATTGATGATGTAATTGCTCAAGATGTTGGTTCCAACGATTCCAACGGCTAATTTATATATTTTATCAATATTAAGATGATTAACAAATGCACAAATTTCACTTGGCAGCTCTCCCAAAGCTCTGTAAAAATGAGTTATAACATTTTGAGCGTTATCAGGccaaaaaaccaattttgattCCCTAATGTTGTCATATTCTTAGTGATAGCTGAATTTGCTAGTTTGATGCCAGCTTTTGTTCGGgcgagacctgggatcgaacccatgaagcCGAGCTTGGTTGGCTAGTTATGcctcttttccattttgattatTACAGAAGCATGCTCTAACCTTATCATAACAACTTTTATTACTTTTAGTAACACTGGCACATGACGCAGTTTCTATTTTGATACGCATCCTCCTCTAATTATCAAAACAAACGTGTAAAATGTACTCTGTCACATGCTAAGGCCTGAGCATTAGTAAACACGACATTTCGGGATTTCCTAGGATGCCACCGACAATGGAGCCGTCAATGTTTTCTTCCATGGTGACGAGCTCTTCGCTTCCACTGAAACCAACAAAATTCGTCGTGTGGACCCCGCAACACTCAAGACCATTAACGGTGCCACCCATCACTCCCAAATCCCCGGTTTGGTGGCCGTTCACCGGGCCACTGCTCATCCTCATTCCGATCCAGACGGCACTTTGTACAACTTTGGCAGTGGCATGTACCGGGGTAAACGGTTCCACAGCATCATCAAGTTCCCACCTCCACTTCATGGTGCTGAAGGTCAATACCAATCGTCTCACGACCAAGCCATCCGGGTGGCTGATGTTCCTGCTCGGCACAATTGGCACTTGCCCTATTTCCACAGCTTTGGCATGTCCGAAAACTATTTCATTCTCCCGGAGTCGCCCATGACCATGAACATGAGACGAGGCCTCTTTATGAACATGACCCAAACGCCTCCGGTGGATTTCTTTGATTGGGACCCGAATGGCACATcgactttcattttgatccacCGAGATACGGGGAAGATTCATCCTGTCCGATATGATGCCCGTGCTTTTGCTTGCTTTCACCAtatcaatgcttttgaaaagaaaggtcAGATCGTCGTGGATTTGTGCGTATCTGAAGGTGATTTGTACGGAAAGCTGTATATTGAggctttgaaaaatggaacagcTAAAATCCCACCTTCTGATCCCATCCGGTTTGTTTTGCCCTTGGAGATCCCTGATGATGCTGGAGTTGAAACTAATCTGGTTACGTTGAATGATACGGCATGCCAAGCGTTTAAGGTATCGGAGAACCTAATGCGTGTGACTGAAGAGAGTCTGGCCAAGGATCATATGGAAATGCCAAGGATCAACTACGGGTGGAACACAAAACCCTACCGTTACTTCTATTCAGTTTATGTTGACATGGAAAAGCTGGATTTCTCCAGGCTCTACAAGGTATGTAGCAAGCTCATGATATTTCtaagaatataaaaaaatatagaTTATAAAAGTGTTTTTATATGAGGCCCGCAACAGAGCACAAAGACTGCGAAACTCCCACAAATAGAACCATATTTATTCTAATACATGGAGCAACCGaaataaaagagaaatgaTGAATAACACATTTTTCTAATTCTACGGTTCTCTATCCTATGCTTGCGAATAAAATTCCCCCTAAATTTGTTACGTAGGATCGTATCCGTCACGaaatttgactgattttgccTCCCAAAAACATCTTGGACACTGGGCTGATCCGGAACGgtcgtcaaaaacttgtccaaattgtgCTTAAAACGAAGCATTAGGTAGTCGGAGGttaaaaagtatttattgGTAATCTTTTCTAAAAAACGACAATAATATGACAAGTAATACCTCTCCTATCGCTAACCATATGTTCCGTATATTGGATGCCTGGGTTAGGACACATTGCAATCCTAATGTTCGGAGCCCTTCCCAATACCTCAGGAGGTTCATGCCTCCAATTTGTCTGGCAAAGCTACCCAGGAGGACCTTCTCAATCTTGCTCAACCCTGCTGAAGCAATTAACCAGAGGTCAGATTGGAGAGGCAGACTCCAAGGGGGGCTAAACAAAAAGACTTATATAATGTTTTCATTGTAAATGTACCTCGAGTTTTGAATGTCCGcatatttgaaaaactttggcTACTTTTATTTGGATTTGCTTCACGAATTTGCAATTGTAAAGAATCATTACACCTTGGCCATCCGACATTATTGCTTCTTGGGCAGAAACGAGGTTGGTTTTCCTGTCTTCGCCCATGAgatcaaaagtcaaagatAGGAGTTTTTCCCCTTTTAATGACATTTAACTTTTAACATTCAACTCCTGACTTCTCATTACTCCATTTAGAATGATGTGAATACCAAAACTTGTGTGGGAGCCTTTGCAGAAGATGATATTTGGGTATCCGAACCCGTTTTCGTTGGTCGTCCAGGCTCAGATGAAGAGGATGACGGTATCGTTTTGACTCTCCTAACCAAGAAAGATGACCTGACCTACGTAggccttttggccttggatGCCAAGACCTTCCAGGAGGTGGCTCGGTTCAATTTCAGAGCCAAAGGACCAGTCACACCCACTCTACACGGAACCTTTAATCCCAATCCTGGCTCTGTTTTTGCATAACAATATGTCAAGCTCTGAGATAATATGAAATGTCTCGCACGTCATCCTTCTTTCATATCCAGTAAATACACATGTTGTGGTTATATTTCAATGTGTCTGACATTGTGCTCTTGTCTTGCAATTTGAAGGCTGCATTGTTCCTCGTATAACTTGGAAGCAATAAAGTTTTGCCAAGTTCACCGGGTATCCCAAAATGAATATATCGAGTCTAGAAAGGCCCCGTAAAGGCCAATATTCGATGCAAGCATATTCTTCGAAAGCATCCGTTGGAGCTCATTTCTTCATGAGAGATGACTTCCATCCTTTCATAGTTGGAAGTTTGCCAACAAATTTGTGTGGGTGCATCCCTTGTGAACAAGAGGACCATTTTGTCATCTAAAGGAAAAGTTTGCAAATGACTCTGCATCTAAGCCCAAGATAGCCTTTAGTTCACCATGAAGTTCCTCAACATGTGTCTGACAAACCCAGAAAgatggaacaatgaagaagttgATAACTACGCTGAAAGCATTCATGGTGAGAGGTGTGATATTTCATCTGTCGGAGTGTATTTTAGAGGCCCCACCAATCAAGTCTTTGATGGAAACTTGATCTGATCTCACTTTCGAGAGCATTGAAAAAATTCAGCCTAAATCACGCACAGAACCATGGACTACCGAATGAGCAACAAAAAGCTTTTCCATTGTATTTTCAAAGGCTTTCTTTGCCAGGCCTGCAGGATTCAAATTAAGCACTTAAAAGAACTTTAGGGTCACATACAGGGTTTCAATTGCTGAATTTGCACATTGTCTCAAAGTAGTATTTGCAAGCAACAACGTGTTGGCCATTCAAAAGGCAACATATCAAATACGAGGTAAAACTATTTCTACGTTTAAGAGGTTTCAATAAAAGAGAGAGTCaaaataaagtaataaaacaTCATATTTTCAGATGCAGAAACCTGTTTCAATTCTTTAAACATTGtaactgaaaagaaaaatactgCACTCAAATAAGACGGATAACAAAATCAATACCTAGAAAGGTTTAATAGATGAAAAGCGAAAAGAGTTAAAAATCATGATTGGACATTCAAATTGTGTCCATGAACTTTGAGTGGTCCATTTGTTTGATCCATACTCAATATTAAGGATTGCCAGCGTTGTAACACAAGAGTCAAAAGTTTAATCCTAATACTGACTGTCATTTCAATGATGGAGGATTCCATAAGAAAGGgtcaaaaggcaaaaagttcattcaaaatttcgaTTGATATTAAAAATTAGGTATGTTGTCTCTGCCTAGTGTTCATAAATTTAATTATGAAAAAATATAAGTTATTTTATAAGTCACTAGCAAAAAGGTTGTAATGTTGGCGCAGTGGTCTAGGGGTATAATTCGCGCGAGGTcccgggttcaaatcccggctGAGCCCAAGTATCATTTTGCCTGATTGGAGGTTGAGGAAACTAGTTCCCTCAAACCGAGTCAAGTAGTTGAAATATATCATGAGGTCGCCTTCCTCAAACATATTCTCATTTAGATGCCGAGACTCTGAAATGAGGCTCAACCTACAAGAATGGGTCTGCCGTTGACTagcccaaaaaatatttgcaatagAAACTGCACGCACTTCCGAGCAAATGCAACCTCTCCAGTCGGGcaaaatgattatttcaaGTCTGTTTCGATGCCCTTGGGTGATAATGCTTGCCAAGGCATGAAAAACTAAACAAACCAATACAGAATAGTTAAAATTTTATTATATTTGAAATACGGTGGACAATGGCGAAATAACATCTATTTAAACCAATCGAGTAGACCTTTTCTCCATTTGAAAGACTATACTCTCTTGCCTCTGCCTGAAACGAAACCAAGGATCAGTATTAGCTCAATCGCTTCTAATCCTTACTTTATCACATTAAATCACACAATGAAACACACAAATGATCAACAATTTCCAAGCTGACGCATGACACTGGTACTCACGAAATGCTTTGTTTCCCTCAGCTTCGTACAGTGTTTGGACACATCCTCTACCAGCGAATTTAACAAACGGGTAACGCGTTGTTGGTACTTTGTGGACACATAAATCAACGGATCTAAGGATCACTCAGATGTTGGTCGGGTCTTGTACGAACGATAcgatttttttgggggggataTTGATTTTCACACTTGTGTAACATGCTTGAGGCTGGAGTTGGCTACGGGAGAAAATCCATGCTTCCGACAACACCCGCCATTGACAACGCACATTCGAATGAGATTTTGCCGGAACTTTTCGTCTTTGTAGCAATAGATCACGAAATTGAGCGAGGAATTCACGGTGACACTGAGATGGGAGAAACTCAAAACCACATCCATCCAAGCACCCCAATCGCTGTCCACATCCATCCCTGAAACATTGAATAGATGTGTTCATGTTGgtgtcatcaatttccgaagcTTCCAACctctaccgttcaaagggccGGTTTCTTAAAAACTCGCACGTTTGAAATTACAACTTggcattccattccattctgTGTGATCAAGGAATTATCAAACTAACATATGCTTGCACTTATTGAACCGTTagacctttgccattgttgcATTTAccaaagaaatgattttttcttggatttatgtACTAATTAACAGTCCTTACTCTCTTACACAAAATGGAACATATAACCAGTTtagtcacgcaacctttgaTGAACTGGGAGgtcatttgtttgtttgctggtaacAACAGCTCTTGTCAAACAGGGATTCATAGGTACTGATGGGAATTCCCAAACTATCAAGCAGTGCAAATTACCAATCTAAGCTGTTCGCAATTTCAGCTGtaccaatttcaaaccaaacacCAATCTATTCAAAGACAAGGGTTGCAGAGGACCTACAACTGGTGACGTACTTAAGCGCCTTTACTTACTTCATGATATTTCATGAGTGGCTCTTGGTAAAGGGGAAATGATGTAAGCTGAAATTGATTCTCTGCGATACCTAAAAAGGTACTCTGTTGAGCTGGATTCATGTTAATTGTGAAGAATTTGGGGTCATACTGTTGACAATTATCAGTTCAATTTCGGGTTCAACTTTTGTGGACCAGAAGGTCATGATTATCAGGGTTTCTATCTTTGCACAAGCTGTGTCTAGTTAGTAGTGTTGTAACAAAACATATCAATTATGGAATCTGTCGTTTACAGCGCCTTTTTGTCGATAATTTGTTATGATAGCCCAGCTCATGAGaattaaaaagaaaccaaaatcatCGTACCAATggtttcaagaagaaaaagacacatATTTTGGCCACAAACAGTTGAGGTCATATATAGCTTAACCAATACACTGCCATTTTAACAAAGCATTACTATTTATGTTTTAAGTACGTTCTCTTTTGTGTAAGTTGTACGTAAATGGAATGTTTGCCTGACCTAACAAATTGGTTGTCACCTTGAATTGagataattttgtccaaaactaTATTTTCGATATTTAGTCACTCACAGTAACAAAGCATTGTTTGAGAGCTAAATAAGCATACATTATTGAATCATTGGGACCACAGAACAAAAAGTGGAACGTCGTTGTTTATTTGGAAATACTGAATCCTCCTATGACGAATCTCGATTGATTCCATCGGATTTCTTCCTAAAGATGGCTGTATAAAGTGCATGTCTTTTATGGCTGACTTGATTCATATGAGCATCATAGCCGTCTTATTTAATAAGATTAACAAAAAACTTTGGTTTACAAAACAACAATCAACAGAACACGTCTTGTTGAAACAGACAGGAACAGGAATCCAGGAGTCACTCAAACCCTCATTCTCCTCATTCTCCGCCATCCCTTGTTCTCTCCTCACTAGAGAGttctcacatttttttttttgcggacttccttaacgctaccgggattggaatcccagcagttcaagacgagaagattattcattttacttgacttttatttatatatattatttgatcgaccaacgaattagaattggctgatctggctaatccttgaatataaggttgatccggaattttagtcaaaaacttgtccaagtctgacttaaatcctgctactggattaacgcctacataagccctacgaatattagagcaTTGCCTTGGATGGAGATGTGCTCATTGGGACGTGCTTCCTGTTGCCAAAAGGACACAAATTCCATGATAACAATAGTTGCCGGTTGATTAGGGCCTTTGAGCAGTGTATTCACTGCTTGATTCAGATTGATCGGAAATATAGTTTTATAAACTTTATTTTGAGACACTTCCTTTGCAATTCAGATGAGAACGACAATGGTGCACcttaaatgaatgtaaagttgAGTAACTGACCACTTATTATGTGCTACTGATAAACCTGATTTGATTATGAATTgccaaaattattgactgaaACTGAACAGCTGGAAGACTAGTGTCTCTGAATCAGATATTATTGATACAGCCCACTCCCATTCTTAAGCTATATCCAGACCAATAGATATTTGTTTCGTTTCATTGCCAATGAATAATCGAAATTATGGGtcataaaaatgcaattgaagaCCTTATTTCTTGAATTGAACATTGTTCTGAATGCACGATGAGGAATGCTATTCAACACCGCTTACATATTATCTCATGGTAATATTTTGCCACACTGTCACGCCAAATGGGGCCC
This genomic interval from Tigriopus californicus strain San Diego chromosome 6, Tcal_SD_v2.1, whole genome shotgun sequence contains the following:
- the LOC131881659 gene encoding beta,beta-carotene 15,15'-dioxygenase-like gives rise to the protein MSGDKDVFWARHCDPESCTSDPIEAENSSGKLPDWLSGVLYRTGPGVQKFGEDQYLHAFDGIAILHAVEIRNGKAKYRNRVLESDSFKKNMEANRISVTEFGTFATPDPCITILGKFANRFLTIPKIEDATDNGAVNVFFHGDELFASTETNKIRRVDPATLKTINGATHHSQIPGLVAVHRATAHPHSDPDGTLYNFGSGMYRGKRFHSIIKFPPPLHGAEGQYQSSHDQAIRVADVPARHNWHLPYFHSFGMSENYFILPESPMTMNMRRGLFMNMTQTPPVDFFDWDPNGTSTFILIHRDTGKIHPVRYDARAFACFHHINAFEKKGQIVVDLCVSEGDLYGKLYIEALKNGTAKIPPSDPIRFVLPLEIPDDAGVETNLVTLNDTACQAFKVSENLMRVTEESLAKDHMEMPRINYGWNTKPYRYFYSVYVDMEKLDFSRLYKNDVNTKTCVGAFAEDDIWVSEPVFVGRPGSDEEDDGIVLTLLTKKDDLTYVGLLALDAKTFQEVARFNFRAKGPVTPTLHGTFNPNPGSVFA